Within Montipora foliosa isolate CH-2021 chromosome 3, ASM3666993v2, whole genome shotgun sequence, the genomic segment AAAGATGGCAGCTTTTGAGTCAGTGGCAAAGCAGCTTCAACCCTTCTTGGCAATTTTCCAAAGTGACAACCCACTTTTACCTTTCATGGCTAGCACTCTACAAAAGATGATTGCAGGACTGATGAAGAGATATATCAAGGCTGATGTACTCCAGAAGGCTATCTCAGCAGTGAAGCTTTTAAAGTTAGACCTCTCAGAGAAGAAAACTTTCCTTGAGATTAACAAGGTGGATATTGGATTTGTTGCTGTGGACAAGCTCAAGAAATTGCAGGGTGAAAAAAAAGTCAGTGATCGCCAGGTGAGAACAAAGTTGTTTAATTTTCCCTTTTCCCGGAGAGTGGGCCATCAATGTCCAATGCAGTACTCaaacaatatatttttgttattttcaacatgacacaatgcaatacaatacaataatttccCAGGAACGCTTAAAATGGGATGAAATAATGCTTCTTTCAGAGACTTATTGACTTACTAACTTAACCTGTTGCAGACAGGTTTGCCAAAAATACCAGAATCTAAACTGTTACCCATTCTGAACTTGTCATTATTGGTACTTTCAGATATACCAGTTCAAGAGTGAGTTTCAGTCCTTCTTAAGTAAAATTGTCAGCAAGGTGTTTGAGAAGACCCCGATAGCCTACTCTTTGGCAAGGAATCTGGCATGTCTAGACCCCAACTTGATTGTAGCTGACAAGGAGGGTTGCTCTGCAAAGTTCAAAGTAGTGCTGAAGAAGATGGTGGAATGCCAAAGATTAAACATACGTGATTGTGATGCCTTAGTTTTGCAGTACTCTGAGTTTCTTGAGCTGGCAATTAAGGTTGAGACATCAGCCTTCGAAGAATTCAACTTCAAGGTAGACAGGCTGGACGTATTTTTGCAGAAACACATTGGTTCTGTTATTTCACTGTCCAAATTATGGGATCTGCTGAGAGAACTCTTGATTCTTTCCCATGGTCAAGCAACTGTTGAGAGGGGATTTTCAGTAAACCGGCAAGTCATGATCGagaacatgaaagaaaaaacttttaTTGCACAGCGTACAATTCATGACCACATTCAGAGCATTGGAGGGCTAGGTCAGTTGGTAGTTAGCAGGGAACTTCTTGCAGCAGCTAGTGCAGGGAGACAACGTTACTCTGCCTATCTTGAAGAGCAGAAGAAAGAGCAACAGCAAGCTTCTCAAAACAGGAAGCGAAAAATAGTTCTTGAGGAAAAAGCTGAgttagagaaaaagaaaaagcgcCTTGCCAGTGATATTAGTGCCTTACAACTTGATGCAGACTCTCTAGCAAAAGAAGCTGAGGAAAAAGCCAAGCTTGTTCTACTCTCCAAGTCTAATGCACTTAGAAAAGcagcaaaagaaaaggagaGCGCCCTAAAGAAAGTTGAAGATGAGCTGAGAGAGCTGGTTAAGAAGAGTTCTAACTTGTGAACTAACTTGCAGTTATCTTCTATGTAAAGGGCAAAGGATTGACTCTTGACAGTTAAAGAGAATATCTTACATTTTGTTTGAACTGGTTCATATTTTCACAACCTATCTAGTTGAATAAATGATTGTTTTCACATTACTGTCGATGTCGGAGAACACTTGCTAAACTTAGGTCATGAAATTTTGCAAAAGGTCATGGAAAaagtcatggaaagtcatggaattttaaCAGGTCaaaagtgtacgaaccctgagtacatcaaaatgtaaatgatctcgttttcagaggtaaagtggaataaaaaaatttagatctgtcacatcacgagctatagtacgtctgtgagttctaattttagcgtgattcctattcgctggcttttgacagtcgactctgaaatggcttctttccttttccgttcgcttgctgaggatttgtttgttttcttttccaactcttgcgattcaagaaaaattaattgcctaactagtgaattcaacagtagatttcgctggaaaaaccgatatcacactcatcccttcgtaattcatgcgatcagtcggtttttcaggtgaaattaaccgtggaattcactagttaggcagcgaagaaactgacataattaagcaatttccgggaaaaccaaaaggcggacagttccaaagccttttattttcactaatcctacagccagtaagaataaacaagccgggagctccgcttttaggcttggctaaatctatatattatcgcTATAACATGCTACAAGTACAGGTTTAATTCAGCGTTCAAGTAAAGTTTAACTTGAGTCTTAATTTCCTCGTGGGTTAATTCCTTCTCAATTTCTAGTTTGCCCCGCCGCCAGTAGCATTCAAGGAAAAAGGCTTAGCACACGTCATCACTGATGCGTTCAAATCTGTGTCCAATTGGCAATATGCGACCTCGCGTCACGTCACATGGCG encodes:
- the LOC137997532 gene encoding uncharacterized protein yields the protein MMSYVSSKETVTAEVLWALKVVLSHYSYKSSEDIAQLFQRMFADSTIAKQFTCGEKKCAYLACFGVAPFFQQQLLDKIKKLESFVLLFDESLNKVTQSKQLDLHIRFWDTKCSSVQTRYVTSLFMGHATANDLLVKMTECLKSNKIDSSKILQISMDGPNVNWKFHDLLQEQICEAGEDASTLINVGSCGLHVVHNAFKTGAQASEWNVEEVLSSLHWLFVDSPARKEDFTEITGSVVFPLKFCKHRWLENVPVVVRAQEIWDKVILYVQKVQTGKKYSKPTSKSFKIIQDAVQDPLMPAKMAAFESVAKQLQPFLAIFQSDNPLLPFMASTLQKMIAGLMKRYIKADVLQKAISAVKLLKLDLSEKKTFLEINKVDIGFVAVDKLKKLQGEKKVSDRQIYQFKSEFQSFLSKIVSKVFEKTPIAYSLARNLACLDPNLIVADKEGCSAKFKVVLKKMVECQRLNIRDCDALVLQYSEFLELAIKVETSAFEEFNFKVDRLDVFLQKHIGSVISLSKLWDLLRELLILSHGQATVERGFSVNRQVMIENMKEKTFIAQRTIHDHIQSIGGLGQLVVSRELLAAASAGRQRYSAYLEEQKKEQQQASQNRKRKIVLEEKAELEKKKKRLASDISALQLDADSLAKEAEEKAKLVLLSKSNALRKAAKEKESALKKVEDELRELVKKSSNL